AGCCATCATAGATCACGGCAAAATAGTCGTGACTGGCACACCCAGCGAACTCAAAGACAGCCTAGGCGGAGACATAATCACCATAGCCATCAAGGAAAACGCCGACGTGACAGGCATAATTCAAAGCGTGGAAAACGTGAAAGAGGTTCGAAGGGAAAATGGCGCCTACCGTGTTAAGGCTGTGAAAGGCGAAGTCACCGCACCCCTAATAATTGAGGCTTTGCGGAGGAAGGGCTACACTGTGACAAGGCTTTCGCTTACAGAGCCAACCCTAAACGAAGTTTACCTAGAATATACGGGCAAGGCATTGCGGGACACCGAGGAGTCTTCTCGTGCAGAGTTTATGGCGCAGAGGCTTCACTTATGGAGGGCTAGAAGGAAATGAGCGACGCGAAAGCCGTAAACGAGTGTCAGCCAAGCTTCGCCAGAGGCTTGTGGGCTTTAACCCGCCGCGAACTCAAAAAGTGGCTCAACGACCCAGTTATGCTGGTAATGTTTGTGCTCCAACCTCTCATATGGATGGGCTTGCTGGGCAAATCCATGAACATAGGCGGGCTCCTATCAGCCGAAAACATAAAATTGCCACCTCAAATACCAATCCCCGGCAATGCTGTTCTCTCTCCACCAGATCTTCCCGGCGTGGTTCTGGATGGCGCGGCTCTATCACGGATGTTCGCCGAAATGGGTTCAAAGATAATGGAGGATACGTTTGGCGTTGCAGACTACTTCAGTTTTATGGCTGTTGGCATGGTTTCCATGATCGTCATAACCACAACCATGTTCAGCGGCATGTCCATCGTATGGGACCGCCGTTTGGGCTTCTTGGACAAGGTTATAAGCACGCCGGTTTCGCGGGCAGCAATAATATTCTCGAAAATCCTAAACGCCACTTTCCGGGCAATGTTTCAAGCCACAGTGATTTTGGCGCTTGCCTATCTCTTGGGATTAAAGTTGAGCTCAACGTTTACTCCGCTAAACCTCTTGGGAGTTTATGCCGCCATATTCCTTTTAGGCGTGGGACTCTCATCAGTTTTCATAGCCTTCTCCATAAGGTCCACTCGGATGGAGCGGCCTATGCAGTTTATAAGCCTCATAACCATGCCGCTAATGTTTGCAAGCAACACCTTCTTCCCAACAAAGCTTATGCCAGACTGGATGCAAGCCGTCGCCACCGTTAATCCGCTCACATATCTAACAGACGCCATCAGGCATTTAACCATACTGCCCATGGACACAGCCGCCCTAATAAGAGACTTCACTTATCTAGGCTTGTTCGCAGCAGTCCTAGCCACAATAGGCATAGTCTTGGCATGGAAATACTTGACAAGGTAAATGCCGGTGCTCTTTAATGGTTGTTGTTGAAACAGTTAACCTTCGGAAGGTGTACCTGCTTGGCAAGGTTCCAGTGGAAGCCCTTAGAGGCGTAAACCTAAAGGTTGAAGAAGGCGAATTCCTATCCATTTTGGGGCCTTCTGGAAGCGGAAAATCAACACTTCTGAACCTTATAGG
The Candidatus Bathyarchaeia archaeon DNA segment above includes these coding regions:
- a CDS encoding ABC transporter permease; this translates as MSDAKAVNECQPSFARGLWALTRRELKKWLNDPVMLVMFVLQPLIWMGLLGKSMNIGGLLSAENIKLPPQIPIPGNAVLSPPDLPGVVLDGAALSRMFAEMGSKIMEDTFGVADYFSFMAVGMVSMIVITTTMFSGMSIVWDRRLGFLDKVISTPVSRAAIIFSKILNATFRAMFQATVILALAYLLGLKLSSTFTPLNLLGVYAAIFLLGVGLSSVFIAFSIRSTRMERPMQFISLITMPLMFASNTFFPTKLMPDWMQAVATVNPLTYLTDAIRHLTILPMDTAALIRDFTYLGLFAAVLATIGIVLAWKYLTR